The Paenibacillus polymyxa genome contains a region encoding:
- a CDS encoding AbrB/MazE/SpoVT family DNA-binding domain-containing protein encodes MKNTGMTRPLDQLGRIVIPIEIRNTTGIEIGDPLEFYMDQEKIFLGIGKYNGVSCRLCNAAQDLSYFKNSLLCRQCILEMKGKKGVTLVPVPAVKKKPKKSRVHRPTLQLLKNLKQLIREHPEAKQSEYANWLGVSQGRISQLKKLL; translated from the coding sequence TTGAAGAATACAGGTATGACACGTCCCTTAGATCAGTTAGGCCGAATTGTTATTCCCATAGAAATCCGAAACACAACGGGAATTGAGATTGGCGATCCTTTAGAATTTTATATGGACCAGGAAAAAATTTTTTTGGGCATAGGAAAATATAACGGGGTATCCTGTAGATTGTGCAATGCGGCACAGGATTTAAGCTATTTCAAAAACTCTCTTTTGTGCAGACAATGTATACTCGAAATGAAGGGGAAGAAAGGTGTTACTCTCGTCCCCGTTCCTGCTGTTAAAAAGAAACCTAAAAAATCGAGAGTGCATCGACCTACGTTACAATTGCTTAAAAATCTGAAGCAGCTCATACGTGAGCATCCAGAGGCCAAGCAAAGCGAATATGCCAACTGGCTTGGCGTGTCACAGGGCCGTATATCTCAGCTTAAAAAATTATTATAA
- a CDS encoding copper amine oxidase N-terminal domain-containing protein gives MTLFFSIIVLLIFSGSMASAKAKPIQLNANGNLLTNMKSPIVLNNTSFVPVRVIESLGGYKVAWNSKSKTIIVTHDSDSLQLTVGKNVALKNHKEISLSTPPVMKDGTTYVPLRFISENFNAIVDWDSKNNGIAIIKPDQNAQKLIQSGDLAKARLGVIGLQRVQFYVSKDRPEGDSFSYIFPENDFSKMYFIWSDSIYYYELKNGYMSLAWEGKKTFSKLDGTHSSLSKYLGGDIESIWGEQPAVTKRLVFFNDNSGSVGMVGEYGIIDTKGNVVVSHKVQDAKQLADLIVNVQEEKK, from the coding sequence ATGACGCTTTTTTTTAGTATTATTGTTCTCCTTATTTTTTCAGGAAGTATGGCTAGTGCAAAGGCGAAGCCCATTCAATTAAACGCAAATGGGAATCTTCTTACTAATATGAAAAGTCCCATTGTTTTAAACAATACTAGTTTTGTACCTGTACGTGTTATAGAGTCTTTAGGAGGCTATAAAGTCGCTTGGAATAGCAAAAGCAAGACGATAATCGTGACTCATGATAGTGATAGTCTGCAGCTAACTGTTGGTAAAAACGTTGCCCTCAAGAATCATAAAGAAATAAGCCTTAGCACTCCTCCAGTTATGAAAGACGGCACGACTTATGTTCCTTTGAGATTCATTAGCGAGAATTTTAATGCTATTGTAGATTGGGACTCTAAGAACAATGGTATTGCTATTATAAAACCTGATCAAAATGCACAAAAGCTGATACAAAGTGGTGATTTGGCAAAAGCTAGATTGGGGGTTATTGGACTACAAAGAGTTCAATTCTATGTATCCAAGGATCGACCTGAAGGAGACAGTTTCAGCTATATTTTCCCAGAGAATGATTTTTCTAAGATGTATTTTATTTGGAGTGATAGTATTTATTATTACGAGTTGAAAAATGGTTATATGAGCTTAGCTTGGGAGGGAAAAAAGACTTTTTCTAAGCTGGATGGAACACACAGTTCTTTGTCTAAATACTTGGGGGGAGACATAGAAAGTATATGGGGAGAACAACCAGCTGTAACTAAACGACTTGTTTTCTTTAATGATAACTCTGGATCAGTTGGGATGGTCGGTGAATATGGGATTATAGACACAAAGGGGAATGTAGTTGTATCCCATAAAGTACAGGATGCTAAGCAGCTTGCAGACTTAATTGTTAATGTGCAGGAGGAAAAGAAATAA
- a CDS encoding tyrosine-type recombinase/integrase: protein MSQLFEKFIQHLQESGLNDRTIQNYKATWSKFWKWMLETDTDLDDPGLATQKDIADYKRYMLDFGGRGGRPAKPSTMQLTFVHLNAIFNYFASQNLIPDNPVGPVKKPPVARRTPKWLSRNEQNTFLREVRKDGSKRDFAIVVTLLRAGLRVHELCEMMKTELSINPRSGSVYIRGKGYKDREVPLNAEVRSALESYLADRTDDSPYVFVSQRSKRLAVRAVQHLVEKYRRRIRIEHLTCHALRHSFGHDLVVSKIDLQQVATLMGHFKEDGTPNIQMTMIYTTPGVEDLTAAVESISWT, encoded by the coding sequence ATGTCTCAACTGTTCGAAAAATTTATTCAGCATCTGCAGGAATCCGGGTTAAACGATCGGACTATTCAAAATTACAAAGCGACCTGGAGTAAATTCTGGAAGTGGATGCTTGAGACGGATACGGATCTCGATGATCCAGGGTTGGCGACTCAAAAAGATATCGCAGATTACAAACGTTACATGCTGGATTTTGGTGGAAGGGGAGGACGGCCGGCAAAGCCAAGTACGATGCAGCTGACCTTTGTTCACTTGAACGCTATCTTCAATTATTTTGCTTCTCAAAATCTGATCCCGGACAATCCGGTCGGTCCAGTGAAAAAACCACCGGTGGCAAGACGGACCCCAAAGTGGCTTTCACGGAATGAACAGAATACTTTTCTGCGGGAGGTACGAAAAGACGGAAGCAAAAGGGACTTTGCCATTGTGGTTACCTTGCTGCGTGCAGGCCTGCGAGTCCATGAATTGTGTGAAATGATGAAAACGGAGCTCTCCATAAATCCGCGGTCAGGAAGCGTGTATATTCGAGGGAAAGGATACAAGGACCGGGAGGTTCCGCTGAACGCGGAAGTTCGCTCTGCTTTGGAGAGTTACCTGGCGGATCGGACCGATGATAGTCCTTATGTATTTGTGTCTCAACGTTCCAAAAGATTGGCCGTCCGTGCGGTTCAGCATTTGGTGGAGAAGTATCGCAGACGTATCAGGATAGAACACTTAACCTGTCACGCCCTAAGACACAGCTTTGGACATGACCTGGTCGTGTCCAAAATTGATCTGCAGCAGGTGGCAACGCTGATGGGACACTTCAAAGAAGATGGTACACCTAATATCCAGATGACCATGATTTACACGACACCAGGCGTTGAGGATTTGACTGCAGCGGTAGAGTCAATTAGTTGGACGTAG
- a CDS encoding sigma-70 family RNA polymerase sigma factor: MSTRLEKMSKRLGKSGQRETVISLRQAEKKEWIKRIRFNNKKLADEVLIVEKKWAKLAYELDDRFRDKKRDLITYPIVRNLLEREADRWSRTYRNKRLTREDFLSKFYETAWLTIEKYSWIHSTYLYIQIRTAIKSCAKDMLRAIDCNSRYAFHSSLSLAEGFEDFYPDASGDLEDVVMERIFQENLSTQDKGVWRALCEGQSQRETAKELGKHRKTVSNSVARIKNKYNEFYKGMYGA; this comes from the coding sequence ATGAGCACAAGATTAGAAAAAATGAGTAAGCGGCTTGGGAAATCTGGGCAGAGAGAAACTGTGATTAGCCTTCGACAAGCAGAGAAGAAAGAATGGATTAAACGTATACGCTTCAACAATAAGAAGCTTGCCGATGAGGTTCTTATTGTTGAAAAGAAGTGGGCGAAATTAGCGTATGAGTTGGATGATCGTTTCCGTGATAAAAAGAGGGATCTTATTACATATCCAATTGTGCGAAACTTATTAGAAAGGGAAGCCGATCGTTGGAGTCGCACTTATAGAAATAAAAGACTAACTCGTGAAGATTTCCTGAGTAAGTTTTATGAGACGGCATGGTTAACGATTGAGAAATATTCCTGGATTCATTCTACTTATTTATATATTCAAATAAGAACAGCCATAAAAAGTTGTGCTAAAGATATGCTTAGAGCAATTGATTGCAATTCGAGATACGCATTTCATAGTTCTTTATCACTAGCCGAAGGATTTGAAGATTTTTATCCTGATGCTTCAGGAGATTTAGAAGATGTTGTTATGGAGCGGATTTTCCAAGAAAATCTTTCGACTCAAGATAAAGGGGTGTGGAGAGCACTTTGTGAGGGCCAGTCACAACGTGAAACTGCAAAGGAACTTGGGAAACATCGTAAGACAGTTTCTAACTCTGTCGCTCGCATTAAAAATAAGTACAATGAATTTTATAAGGGGATGTACGGAGCGTAA
- a CDS encoding peptidoglycan DD-metalloendopeptidase family protein produces MKKWLLLPVILSILFAIGLFAIFMLIPLFIIGGGQQASAGTGSWGAGTISQIAENEIPAEFIPIYKAAEEKYGVPWNLLAAVHRIETRFSTLKPMISKVGAEGHMQFMPCTFVGWGAPGCKGTNGKGQFSEEEKTSLALIQKYGGYGVDADGDGKADMWNVKDAIFSAAHYLSANGAANGEYEKAVFTYNQSQEYVAEVMKYATLYVQDGYKPIETVEPGKGGFARPVEGHVTSPFGPRVHPINGQVGKPHKGVDIGCPKGTPIQAAKAGKVTFAGWQDASNPKKGYGQFIWIDHGGGYRTTYGHLSAIEVSVGQDIQIGQEIGKCGSTGGSTGPHLHFEIAINGTHVNPAPYIGLK; encoded by the coding sequence ATGAAAAAATGGCTTTTACTTCCGGTTATTCTATCTATTTTATTTGCAATCGGGTTATTTGCTATTTTCATGCTCATACCTTTGTTTATTATCGGGGGCGGTCAACAAGCTTCAGCAGGAACGGGTTCCTGGGGAGCCGGTACCATATCTCAAATTGCAGAAAATGAAATCCCTGCTGAATTTATTCCCATCTACAAAGCGGCAGAAGAAAAGTATGGGGTGCCTTGGAATTTGCTTGCAGCGGTACACCGCATTGAAACTCGTTTTTCCACCTTAAAACCGATGATATCCAAGGTTGGGGCCGAGGGACATATGCAATTTATGCCGTGTACGTTTGTTGGATGGGGAGCGCCCGGTTGTAAGGGAACAAACGGAAAAGGCCAATTTTCTGAGGAAGAAAAAACGAGCCTGGCGCTGATCCAGAAGTACGGGGGATATGGGGTAGACGCTGACGGTGATGGGAAAGCAGATATGTGGAATGTAAAGGATGCTATTTTTTCAGCAGCTCATTATCTGTCCGCTAACGGCGCAGCCAACGGAGAATATGAAAAGGCCGTATTCACATACAATCAGAGTCAGGAATATGTGGCCGAGGTTATGAAGTATGCGACTTTGTATGTCCAAGATGGCTATAAACCTATTGAAACAGTTGAACCAGGAAAAGGAGGGTTTGCACGTCCAGTAGAAGGGCATGTAACGTCTCCATTTGGCCCGCGTGTGCATCCCATTAATGGACAGGTCGGAAAGCCCCATAAAGGTGTAGATATAGGATGTCCCAAGGGAACCCCTATACAGGCAGCCAAGGCAGGCAAAGTCACTTTTGCTGGGTGGCAGGATGCCAGTAATCCGAAAAAAGGATATGGTCAGTTCATTTGGATAGATCATGGTGGTGGATACCGAACGACATACGGTCATTTGTCGGCTATTGAGGTTTCTGTAGGCCAAGATATTCAGATTGGACAAGAGATTGGGAAGTGTGGTTCTACAGGTGGAAGCACTGGCCCTCACTTGCACTTTGAAATAGCTATTAATGGGACACATGTCAATCCGGCTCCTTATATTGGACTTAAATAA
- a CDS encoding helix-turn-helix domain-containing protein, giving the protein MENTPTIRAEIVKYLKQKDLTMTEFGHIIDLNVGTISGIVTGNRSISVHQLDSITMGMNLPPDYFYERFIEECIEDFSLNWRKISPFLYRCVELNRLDCVQRVVSMLLDNPAYPPLLFELAENSFQKGYKDTAAYLYEKIAESEKHQHSERLAICQYRLFTIGIGEDQIQNLQIAARFEPFIDRLDEVDQLDALKDLANLYRALGQWDKVYEFAQMMRERAKLRYGMKQESHKRPSRPPFVYIAYGDLLCAYACDARGNYEQGLKHLKAHTDLSWVKEKDSESQHWLGLFQGWAKINTYVNRLMSGDVSVLPDYVEYISGEKEIFAELLNVVEAANRYNLDIDHILDRFESHIAAYREPKATDIYTQQVLSDEYARFWYKLAKYKLFRGEYPYGFKCLMDAFEKSVKINNVLLISNCSGLFERFRVHADPETLAQYQSMFLEVWERNEKKDGFLFSS; this is encoded by the coding sequence ATGGAAAACACACCTACGATTCGGGCAGAAATAGTAAAATACTTAAAACAGAAAGACTTAACCATGACCGAATTCGGTCACATCATTGATTTAAACGTAGGTACTATTAGTGGCATTGTGACAGGAAATCGTTCTATATCTGTTCACCAACTGGATAGTATAACTATGGGAATGAATTTACCACCGGATTATTTTTATGAACGTTTTATAGAAGAGTGTATTGAAGATTTTTCACTCAACTGGCGAAAAATAAGCCCGTTCTTATACCGATGTGTTGAACTTAATCGGTTAGATTGTGTACAGCGAGTTGTCAGTATGTTATTGGATAATCCTGCTTATCCTCCATTGCTTTTTGAACTAGCGGAGAATTCGTTTCAAAAAGGATACAAGGATACGGCTGCTTATCTGTATGAAAAAATAGCCGAGAGTGAAAAACATCAGCATTCAGAGCGCTTGGCAATCTGTCAGTATCGCTTGTTTACGATCGGAATTGGGGAAGACCAGATTCAAAATCTTCAAATTGCTGCTAGATTTGAGCCTTTTATTGATCGTTTGGATGAAGTAGACCAATTGGATGCTTTAAAAGACTTAGCTAACTTATATCGAGCATTGGGCCAGTGGGATAAAGTATACGAGTTTGCTCAGATGATGAGAGAAAGAGCAAAGCTTCGTTATGGTATGAAACAAGAATCCCATAAGAGGCCAAGCAGACCACCGTTTGTATACATAGCTTACGGAGATCTATTGTGTGCATATGCCTGTGATGCAAGAGGTAATTACGAACAAGGTCTAAAACACCTGAAGGCTCATACTGATTTAAGTTGGGTAAAAGAAAAAGATTCGGAATCACAACATTGGTTGGGATTATTCCAAGGTTGGGCTAAAATTAATACGTACGTAAATAGGCTTATGTCTGGAGATGTTAGTGTGCTGCCGGATTACGTGGAGTATATATCCGGCGAAAAAGAAATATTTGCTGAACTTCTGAATGTTGTTGAAGCGGCTAATCGTTACAATTTAGATATTGACCATATTTTAGACCGATTTGAATCTCATATCGCAGCATACCGTGAACCCAAAGCTACAGATATTTACACTCAGCAGGTATTATCAGACGAATACGCTCGTTTTTGGTACAAACTCGCTAAATACAAGTTGTTTAGAGGAGAATATCCATACGGTTTTAAATGTCTTATGGACGCTTTTGAAAAATCCGTTAAAATAAATAATGTACTACTTATTTCCAACTGCTCAGGTTTGTTTGAACGTTTCAGGGTTCATGCAGACCCTGAAACACTCGCTCAGTATCAAAGTATGTTTCTGGAGGTGTGGGAAAGAAATGAAAAAAAAGATGGTTTTCTTTTTAGCAGTTAG